In the Fibrobacter sp. UWB5 genome, one interval contains:
- a CDS encoding polyprenyl synthetase family protein, with protein MAPTKADFQTVLSQARALVQEQLQLTEKVILGVAKNAPAGICERLESLFLRKGKRIRSTLLCLIAQSGAQKPDPLRVAHACAGIELLHLASLVHDDIIDGTDIRRGQKTAHREWGTQVAVLIGDYVLSQAMQCVIDEESHDIPTVLSKAADKLIAGEILELDQSGNMRLSFEEYDRIIDGKTASLIAAAARIGAILAGFDKENTDKCAQMGSHFGIAFQIVDDLLDYGFGSKNLDKAKFTDLGNGLITLPLLYYFESCNAQERSDMESLIAKADQPDIPEKIIEKLNEKDAFKKAKANAQDHLEKALEIAQGLPNSLFTEEIIQMFSSMDNRGN; from the coding sequence ATGGCTCCGACTAAGGCAGATTTTCAGACCGTGCTTTCTCAGGCACGCGCACTTGTCCAAGAACAATTGCAACTTACCGAAAAGGTCATTCTCGGCGTCGCCAAGAATGCTCCCGCAGGAATTTGCGAACGACTGGAATCGCTGTTTCTGCGCAAAGGAAAACGCATCCGTTCGACGCTCCTTTGCCTAATTGCGCAAAGCGGTGCACAAAAGCCCGATCCCCTGCGCGTGGCTCACGCTTGCGCAGGCATTGAACTTTTGCACCTTGCAAGCCTCGTGCACGACGACATTATCGACGGCACCGACATTCGTCGCGGACAAAAGACCGCACACCGCGAATGGGGCACGCAAGTGGCCGTGTTGATCGGCGACTACGTTCTTTCGCAGGCCATGCAATGCGTGATTGACGAAGAATCTCACGACATTCCGACCGTCCTTTCCAAAGCTGCAGACAAATTAATCGCCGGTGAAATCCTGGAATTGGACCAGTCCGGAAACATGCGTCTCTCGTTCGAAGAATACGACCGCATCATCGACGGAAAGACAGCCTCCCTGATTGCTGCGGCCGCACGCATCGGAGCAATCCTTGCCGGATTCGACAAAGAAAACACCGACAAGTGCGCCCAAATGGGTAGCCATTTCGGAATTGCATTCCAGATTGTCGACGACCTTTTGGACTACGGTTTTGGCAGCAAGAATCTGGACAAGGCCAAGTTCACCGATTTAGGCAATGGACTGATCACGCTTCCGCTGCTGTACTATTTCGAAAGCTGCAACGCACAGGAACGCTCCGACATGGAATCGCTCATCGCAAAGGCGGACCAGCCCGACATTCCCGAAAAGATCATCGAGAAATTGAACGAAAAGGACGCATTCAAGAAGGCAAAGGCCAACGCCCAAGATCATCTTGAAAAGGCACTTGAAATAGCTCAAGGACTTCCGAACTCGCTTTTCACCGAAGAAATCATCCAGATGTTCTCTTCGATGGACAACCGCGGGAACTAG